Proteins from a genomic interval of Zingiber officinale cultivar Zhangliang chromosome 1B, Zo_v1.1, whole genome shotgun sequence:
- the LOC121971059 gene encoding uncharacterized protein LOC121971059 yields the protein MVKERVITVEYLEPSMSRELVGKFPDNSAFDFEYSQSGIWSPLLPRGHHAPVPLLCLHARKKFLSGSPVTLRKVKAKLSKKKKKKQSAIGKNLEFTPIPSPKLGWKRVLRAAAKRFKIRGKSPLPMVLPTL from the exons ATGGTGAAGGAGCGCGTGATCACGGTGGAGTACTTAGAGCCGTCCATGTCGCGCGAGCTCGTTGGCAAGTTCCCCGACAACTCTGCCTTCGACTTCGAATACTCCCAGAGCGGAATTTGGTCGCCACTGCTCCCCCGCGGCCACCACGCCCCTGTGCCACTCCTTTGCCTCCATGCCCGCAAGAAGTTCCTGTCTGGGTCCCCAGTGACCCTTCGGAAAGTGAAGGCAAAGCtctccaagaagaagaagaagaagcagagtgCTATTGGGAAGAACCTGGAGTTCACTCCGATCCCTTCTCCTAAACTT GGTTGGAAGAGAGTGTTGAGAGCAGCCGCCAAACGCTTCAAGATTCGCGGGAAATCACCATTGCCGATGGTGCTGCCAACCTTATGA